In Campylobacterota bacterium, one DNA window encodes the following:
- a CDS encoding glycerol-3-phosphate acyltransferase, whose amino-acid sequence MYEASPFLLLVLAYLVGSFPTGYVFARLAKGIDITRHGSGNIGASNVARVLGLQYFAYIFFIDAAKAFIFLKCVACRINGSDSAQYFLYVLAAALLLGNAFSVFLNFKGGKGVATGLGIVTYFVPFPCIILFVLTWLVMLVVFAQPFIASLVSIAVLLVFYAVFYGLDTFFTFLVCLFIWSLVMHYQNIINFLRHNLRR is encoded by the coding sequence ATGTATGAAGCCTCTCCCTTTTTATTACTAGTATTAGCGTATCTGGTTGGGTCCTTTCCAACAGGGTACGTTTTTGCTCGCTTAGCAAAAGGGATTGATATCACGAGGCATGGTTCTGGTAATATCGGTGCAAGTAATGTTGCACGAGTCTTAGGCTTGCAGTATTTTGCGTATATTTTTTTTATTGATGCTGCAAAAGCATTTATTTTTCTGAAGTGTGTTGCTTGCCGGATAAATGGTTCTGATTCAGCTCAGTACTTTTTGTATGTGCTGGCCGCAGCGTTGCTTTTAGGTAATGCGTTTTCAGTTTTTTTGAACTTCAAGGGTGGGAAAGGAGTTGCTACTGGACTTGGCATCGTGACATACTTTGTACCGTTCCCTTGTATTATCTTGTTTGTACTGACGTGGCTAGTTATGCTTGTTGTTTTTGCACAGCCCTTTATTGCATCACTTGTGAGCATAGCAGTGCTCCTTGTTTTTTATGCTGTATTTTATGGGCTAGATACGTTCTTTACATTTTTGGTTTGTTTGTTTATCTGGTCATTGGTTATGCATTACCAAAATATTATAAATTTTTTACGGCACAATCTGAGAAGGTGA
- the murD gene encoding UDP-N-acetylmuramoyl-L-alanine--D-glutamate ligase, which yields MSYRIGIIGFGIVGKSALNFFSHHVSASCMSQLPGYDIKEKMIQLRVWDKRLLGADELMMIAQANAEFVCGQNQTLSEFIAEHDAVFVSASVDVSAYLMYAYKMINELDLFSACYKQPVVGVTGSVGKTSVTALLAQLISGMSFLGCKRFKAHAVGNIGVGLLDLISSQGCDDLCVAELSSFQLELSSKSNVDIAIWTNFYPNHLDRHRTIKDYFDAKGSLLLAQKEHQVALLSAQLLEDDFVKMTSELLARVKSHICFFDATRSGDEFFQLIPLKDYSLLYINDGIIWYECVKDGVCAKQKKLCPVAFFPGNIFIANILVLVGALYFLGADFDFFSVQRVHESLHNESLRSYQQHRLELICSPNGVDFYNDSKATIAQATQAAVERLSHNKRPLIVILGGTDKGVKRGWLGKWLAGNPFVKRVYCFGQSCADFEQVYPMKTLEQVVESIANDVQLGDQVLFSPGGASFDQYTNYMERGNAFKELVWKKFGVTK from the coding sequence ATGAGTTATAGAATAGGGATTATAGGTTTTGGTATTGTTGGTAAATCGGCACTGAACTTTTTTTCACACCATGTATCAGCTTCTTGCATGAGCCAGCTGCCGGGCTACGATATCAAAGAAAAAATGATACAATTACGTGTTTGGGATAAGCGTTTACTTGGTGCTGATGAATTAATGATGATTGCGCAGGCTAATGCTGAATTTGTCTGCGGGCAGAATCAAACCTTGAGTGAATTTATTGCTGAGCATGATGCTGTTTTTGTGAGTGCGAGTGTCGATGTATCGGCATATCTGATGTATGCGTACAAAATGATCAACGAGCTTGATTTATTTTCAGCATGCTACAAACAGCCGGTGGTTGGAGTGACTGGATCTGTTGGCAAGACGAGTGTAACCGCACTGCTAGCGCAACTTATCTCAGGGATGTCTTTTTTAGGGTGTAAAAGATTTAAAGCTCATGCCGTTGGTAATATTGGTGTCGGATTACTAGACTTGATTTCTTCTCAAGGCTGTGATGATCTCTGCGTTGCAGAGTTATCCAGCTTTCAACTTGAACTGTCAAGTAAAAGTAATGTTGACATTGCTATTTGGACAAACTTTTACCCCAATCATCTCGATCGCCATCGTACTATAAAAGATTATTTTGATGCAAAAGGTAGTCTCTTGCTTGCTCAGAAAGAACACCAAGTTGCGTTGCTTTCTGCTCAGTTACTTGAGGATGACTTTGTAAAAATGACGAGCGAGTTGCTAGCAAGGGTGAAGTCACACATTTGTTTTTTTGATGCTACACGTTCTGGGGATGAGTTTTTCCAGCTTATTCCACTTAAAGACTACTCACTGTTGTACATTAATGATGGAATAATTTGGTACGAGTGTGTTAAAGATGGCGTGTGCGCAAAACAGAAAAAGCTTTGTCCAGTTGCTTTTTTTCCTGGAAATATTTTTATTGCAAACATACTTGTCTTGGTAGGAGCGCTTTACTTTTTGGGAGCAGATTTTGACTTTTTTTCGGTGCAAAGGGTACATGAATCATTGCACAATGAATCCTTACGTTCTTACCAACAGCATCGTTTAGAGTTAATTTGTTCGCCTAATGGAGTTGATTTTTACAATGACTCAAAGGCCACGATTGCTCAAGCGACGCAGGCAGCAGTAGAACGCCTCTCGCATAATAAGCGGCCGCTTATTGTTATACTCGGTGGAACAGACAAGGGTGTAAAGCGCGGATGGTTGGGTAAATGGCTTGCAGGGAATCCATTTGTTAAGCGCGTATACTGCTTTGGCCAATCGTGTGCTGATTTTGAACAAGTATATCCAATGAAAACACTCGAACAGGTTGTTGAATCTATTGCCAATGATGTTCAGCTGGGGGATCAGGTATTGTTTTCCCCTGGTGGGGCAAGTTTTGACCAGTATACAAATTACATGGAGCGTGGCAATGCGTTTAAAGAGCTTGTTTGGAAAAAATTTGGCGTGACCAAATAA
- a CDS encoding ATP-dependent DNA ligase, whose amino-acid sequence MKFVHVAQAFEEIEQESARLTMTKLLADLFSKASPAEAGMIAYLTLGSLKPPYMQVQFNFAQKSMNKVLAQLLGYSLQAISKQAARLGDSGSIAAQGDWQRSSHIDQTLEYVYGALSDFLELTGRGSQEAKEAAMLSLLKKLDPVSAKFVIRIILGKLRLGFSDMTLLDAFSWMEVGDKSLRKELEHAYNICADIGLIVIVLKEKGKKGLASIDVTPGIPIRPAAAERLKDAKAVIKKIGMCVAQPKIDGFRLQIHVDKNKNIRFFSRNLQDMTDMFPDLYDAVKNLNVDSLIAEGEAIAFDPNSGNFLPFQETVKRKRKYDVEKFVEDYPLKLYLFDCLYVNGQSLLDKPHHDRRDTLLDLCPKKITDSTIVLPIQEIPFNDSDSLQDYFDEVIALGLEGLVVKRRDAPYQPGKRNFNWIKLKKTHSKKSGVQDTLDCVIVGYYHGRGKRAALGIGALLVAVYDEKKDNFATVAKIGTGLSDEEWVEYKKACDQYAVNEKPVQVVCSKELHPDVWVAPKLVCVVYADELTRSPLHQAGKTSTKRGIALRFPRIVSQRSDKSPTHATTVEELISLYELQSA is encoded by the coding sequence ATGAAATTTGTGCATGTAGCCCAGGCGTTTGAAGAGATAGAACAAGAATCTGCTCGTCTAACGATGACTAAGTTGCTTGCTGATTTATTTAGCAAAGCAAGTCCTGCCGAGGCTGGCATGATTGCATATTTGACGTTGGGCTCTTTAAAACCTCCCTACATGCAGGTACAGTTCAACTTTGCACAAAAGAGTATGAACAAAGTATTAGCTCAACTGCTTGGCTATTCTCTCCAAGCTATTTCCAAGCAAGCAGCAAGATTGGGTGATAGTGGCAGTATTGCCGCACAAGGTGATTGGCAAAGAAGTAGCCACATAGATCAAACACTGGAGTATGTTTATGGTGCCCTTTCGGATTTTCTCGAGCTGACGGGAAGGGGGTCACAGGAGGCAAAAGAGGCTGCGATGCTTAGTTTGCTGAAAAAACTCGATCCTGTATCAGCAAAGTTTGTCATACGTATAATACTGGGGAAACTGAGGCTTGGTTTTTCTGATATGACCTTACTTGACGCATTTTCATGGATGGAAGTTGGTGATAAGTCGTTGCGCAAAGAACTTGAACATGCATATAATATTTGCGCCGACATTGGCTTAATTGTGATTGTGCTTAAAGAGAAAGGGAAAAAGGGTTTAGCATCGATTGATGTAACACCGGGCATTCCCATCAGGCCTGCGGCAGCAGAACGTTTGAAAGATGCCAAAGCGGTTATCAAAAAAATTGGGATGTGTGTTGCGCAGCCGAAAATTGATGGGTTTCGTCTGCAAATTCATGTAGATAAAAACAAAAATATACGTTTTTTTTCTCGCAATTTGCAGGATATGACCGACATGTTTCCTGATTTATATGATGCAGTTAAAAATCTCAACGTTGACTCTTTGATAGCTGAAGGCGAGGCAATTGCCTTTGATCCAAATAGCGGTAACTTTTTACCATTTCAAGAAACGGTAAAGCGTAAGCGTAAATATGATGTTGAAAAATTTGTTGAGGATTATCCTCTTAAGTTGTATCTCTTTGATTGTCTGTATGTGAATGGTCAATCGCTGTTGGATAAGCCGCATCACGATAGGCGAGATACTTTGTTGGATCTTTGTCCTAAAAAAATTACTGACTCAACCATTGTTTTACCGATACAAGAAATTCCCTTTAATGATTCAGATTCGCTGCAAGACTATTTTGACGAGGTGATAGCCTTAGGGCTTGAAGGGCTTGTGGTCAAGCGTAGAGATGCACCATATCAACCAGGGAAAAGAAACTTCAATTGGATCAAATTAAAGAAGACACATTCAAAAAAATCTGGCGTGCAGGATACGCTAGATTGTGTCATAGTGGGTTATTATCATGGACGGGGTAAACGAGCAGCATTGGGAATAGGCGCATTACTTGTTGCCGTGTATGACGAGAAAAAAGATAATTTTGCTACTGTTGCAAAGATTGGAACCGGCTTAAGTGATGAGGAGTGGGTTGAGTATAAAAAGGCGTGTGATCAGTATGCTGTTAATGAAAAACCAGTACAGGTTGTCTGTTCAAAGGAACTACATCCTGATGTGTGGGTGGCCCCAAAGCTCGTGTGTGTTGTGTATGCTGATGAGCTGACTCGCTCACCCCTTCATCAAGCCGGAAAGACGTCAACAAAGAGGGGAATTGCACTACGCTTCCCTCGCATTGTTAGTCAACGTTCAGATAAATCACCAACTCATGCAACAACAGTTGAAGAGCTTATTTCGCTATATGAGCTGCAAAGTGCATAG
- the secD gene encoding protein translocase subunit SecD, translating to MNTQARLGRVLFSPFMLWIAALIVCSYFIFSFDKKALVVEVDKQESIWDSVQRYGRALKLTHVKKGIDLAGGTYLVLGVELEKAIENKLALENKNFDTLFQTKGLRSLPTKKQVLGDRIELEFANDEAARACANLLKDVRKGLLRVKQSEAAVEVMLAPEVELEIRTGAIEQAVNVLSNRLGGYGVEGIVVQEHGDRQVVVQLPGIDDPEHVKSVITKTAHLEFKIVEKVAATKDSLLDDFDHDLPSDKMIIPGRVEEGEQETRWYLVSAFPDLTGDRMVSARVEYDEFNRPVVSFKLDSAGGREFAELTGNNIGRNLGIIIDDVVYMAPNIKQELSGGSGQISGNFTRNEAFDLALVLKSGALHAPLKIEQENRVGASLGQDSINSGIMSCLIALLLVFIFSILYYKIPGLLAVIALVCNIFLTLVCLSYLKATLTLPGVAGIVLTIGMAIDASILIYERIKEELAAGTGLRTAINHGFGGAMAVIMDSNITTFLTGLVLYQFGGPAIKGFAVTLMAGIVATLLSGIYFLKAMFVFLLDMFGIKEMKF from the coding sequence ATGAATACCCAGGCGCGACTTGGCCGAGTTCTTTTTTCTCCGTTTATGCTGTGGATTGCAGCCCTTATCGTCTGTTCCTACTTTATTTTTTCATTTGATAAAAAAGCACTTGTTGTTGAAGTGGATAAGCAAGAGTCTATTTGGGATAGCGTACAACGTTATGGACGGGCTCTTAAATTGACCCATGTCAAAAAAGGAATTGATTTAGCGGGTGGAACGTATTTGGTGCTTGGTGTTGAACTTGAAAAAGCAATTGAAAATAAGTTGGCTCTAGAAAATAAAAACTTTGATACTTTGTTTCAAACAAAGGGTTTAAGATCGCTTCCTACTAAAAAACAAGTACTTGGTGATCGTATAGAGCTTGAGTTTGCAAATGATGAAGCCGCTCGAGCCTGCGCTAATTTACTGAAGGATGTGCGCAAGGGATTGCTTCGTGTCAAGCAGTCTGAGGCTGCAGTAGAGGTAATGCTTGCACCTGAGGTTGAATTAGAAATACGTACTGGCGCAATTGAACAGGCAGTTAATGTACTAAGTAATCGTTTGGGTGGTTATGGGGTTGAAGGTATTGTTGTGCAAGAACATGGTGATCGCCAAGTTGTGGTACAACTTCCTGGTATTGACGATCCTGAGCATGTTAAATCAGTGATTACAAAAACCGCACACCTGGAATTTAAAATTGTCGAGAAGGTTGCAGCGACGAAAGATAGTTTGTTGGACGACTTTGATCATGATTTGCCATCTGATAAGATGATTATTCCTGGTCGAGTGGAAGAGGGAGAACAGGAAACGCGTTGGTACCTAGTTTCGGCTTTTCCTGACCTTACGGGTGATCGTATGGTTTCAGCTCGTGTAGAGTATGATGAGTTTAACCGCCCAGTTGTTAGTTTTAAACTTGATAGCGCCGGAGGCCGTGAATTTGCAGAGTTAACAGGTAATAATATTGGCCGTAATTTAGGTATTATTATTGATGATGTTGTTTACATGGCGCCAAACATCAAGCAAGAGTTGAGTGGGGGTTCTGGACAGATTTCGGGGAACTTTACGCGCAATGAAGCATTTGATCTTGCGTTGGTCCTTAAGTCCGGTGCGTTGCATGCGCCACTCAAGATTGAGCAGGAGAATCGTGTAGGGGCTTCTCTCGGACAAGATTCGATTAATAGTGGTATTATGTCATGTTTGATAGCCTTGCTCTTGGTATTTATATTTAGCATCTTGTACTACAAAATTCCGGGTTTATTAGCGGTTATTGCACTTGTATGTAATATTTTCCTAACACTTGTTTGTTTATCTTATCTTAAGGCTACATTGACGCTTCCTGGTGTTGCTGGTATAGTACTTACCATTGGGATGGCTATCGATGCTTCCATTTTGATCTATGAACGAATTAAGGAAGAGCTTGCAGCGGGTACAGGCCTGCGTACTGCTATTAACCATGGGTTTGGTGGTGCGATGGCTGTTATCATGGATTCTAATATAACGACCTTTTTGACGGGTTTGGTGCTTTACCAATTTGGTGGGCCGGCTATTAAAGGTTTTGCCGTGACGTTGATGGCAGGGATTGTGGCAACACTGCTTTCGGGTATTTATTTCCTCAAGGCAATGTTTGTTTTCTTGCTTGATATGTTTGGCATCAAAGAAATGAAATTTTAG